The Euphorbia lathyris chromosome 3, ddEupLath1.1, whole genome shotgun sequence genome contains a region encoding:
- the LOC136222041 gene encoding protein FLOWERINGUS T-like — protein MSRNNNPKPLVVGRVIGDILDPFTASIPLTIHYNKEINNSCEIKPSQVSIRPRVDIGGDDLRNFYTLVMVDPDAPNPSNPHLREYLHWLAKSTSCAFSTIAYAIRMI, from the exons atgtCAAGAAATAATAATCCAAAGCCTCTTGTTGTTGGGAGAGTGATTGGGGATATTTTGGACCCTTTTACTGCCTCTATTCCCCTCACTATTCATTATAACAAAGAGATAAATAATAGCTGTGAGATCAAACCCTCACAAGTTTCAATTCGTCCTAGAGTTGATATTGGTGGAGATGACTTGAGGAATTTCTACACTTTG GTTATGGTTGATCCTGATGCTCCTAATCCAAGCAACCCACATTTGCGAGAATACTTGCATTG GCTTGCAAAATCCACCTCTTGTGCATTCAGCACAATAGCTTATGCAATCAGAATGATCTGA